CTACAATTTTCTCTGCATCAAGGATGATTTCTTCTCCTAACCGAACTAATAAATGATGAACCAAATTTCTCGTGATAAGCCTGCATAGACCTGTGTCATTTTGCTCTTGCTCAGTGAGTGACTTGATCTTTGGATGATGATGAACGTAGGTACTAGGAAAGGAAGGCGGGAGGTATTCATCCTTGATCTTGACAAACGTTGAAGGTAATGACGGTTCCATGTATCAATGACTTCTATATACTCTTGTTCTAATATAATTCCATTTTGTCTTCTGTATCCTAAAATCTATGTaaacttcttttctttcttcgcTTCATTTTTTACGTTGTTAATTATGTGAACCCCATCTTTGTGGGTGGTAACATGTCTGAAGACTAACCTTCTTGAGTACAAACTTGCCGTTTGAGTCAGTCATATGCATTTTCTCCTACATTCAGGATGGATTACTGGCATCTTTGACTAGTTCTGCTCTCCTATTTCAGAGTTCTCATCAGTTGGTGAGGAGATACAACGAGTAGAAGGACCTTTCCTGTTTGTTTCCACTGTTTTATGTTCGTCGCTTTTATTGTTGGCACCTGTTCAAGTGGCACAAGCAAGTGAAGGTGTAGGAGCAAATGTGGTATATGAGGTTGGGGAGCTGTTTGAACTGGGTATCCAACTGTCCTACTTGCTTTTACTCCTAGCTTTGCTCGGGGTTGGGACCTTCTTCGTGATTCGTCAAGTCCTAGTGCGCAGAGAACTCGATCTTTCTGCAAAAGAATTGCAAGTAAGTGCTTCTGTATAGTTTTGTTCCCACTAAGATGTGGTGTTCGGTTTATACGTTGGTACCCAACTAAAGTCTCTACTCCTTTACATGATCTGCATACTTTACATATGAATTAGGAGTCGCATTAATCAAATTCATTCAGTGACATGTTAGGCCAAACAGTGGCATTTGTGCGCTTGAATGAGGTTTTGTGCTTCCATTCATCCCATTATAATGATTACGTCTCCCTCTCTCCCTATCTCATGGTCGcttacataaatatatgcaGGAGCAAGTTAGAAGTGGTGATGCTAGTGCAACTGAGTTATTTGAACTTGGAGCTGTGATGTTGAGAAGAAAGTTCTATCCAGCTGCCACCAAGTATCTTCTTCAAGCAATCGATAAATGGGACGGGGACGACCAAGATCTCGCTCAAGTACGACGCACTTCAATCTCCTCATCATCATTCATTCCGATATCATACTCtcaattttacttatataCTCGTTTATCAAATTCACCAGGTTTATAATGCGCTTGGTGTCACTTACATTCGTGATGGGAAACTCGAGAAGGGCATCTCCCAGTTTGAGAACGCTGTCAAACTTCAACCCGGTTATGTCACCGCCTGGAACAACCTTGGCGATGCCTACGAGAAATCCGACGACCTCAAATCCGCTCTAAGGGCATTCGAAGAAGTTCTGCTCTTCGACCCTAACAACAAAGTCGCACGTCCCAGAAGAGATGCCCTCAAGGAAAAAGTCGACATGTACAAAGGAGTTCCCATCAAATCGAAGAAGAAATGACCTCATCGTTCGTACGTTCTTTTACGCAAACCTCTTAGGCATTAATCTTGGATTTATCTTAAAGCTTAGCTTGTATTCATAGCTGCTCTAGTCAGAGATATCTTCCAGTTTTCATATACCGGGAATTTGTCTATGCAACTCATCCACAGATATTACTTCTCATTCACAAACTGAACATTTTTCTAGAGGGTGATGAAGATCACATCATCTCTTGCACAAAGTCTTGCTAAATTTTTCACCCATTTATGTGTCATCCAACATTTGATcgtaaaattatgtttaattatacaaacatctTCTGCACGTTACAAAATTTACAAGTACGCCCTTCATTCAGTCGTGAAATTTTATCGAAACACTTCTTCACTTACATTATACCAAGACTAACCTCAGAAGTGTccgatgtaatttacccattttGATGGGGTTGGTTTAGAAATGCATGTGGAGGAATATAGCAAGTCATTGGGGAAGATTCAAAATGACAACATATTAAAGATTGTCTGCtgttttcattttgattttattcccTTTTGGTAGccaataaatat
The window above is part of the Sesamum indicum cultivar Zhongzhi No. 13 linkage group LG2, S_indicum_v1.0, whole genome shotgun sequence genome. Proteins encoded here:
- the LOC105176091 gene encoding uncharacterized protein LOC105176091 codes for the protein MLIHCTFSPPSQHCDSTTILVPNLKPRSKNQWPISCAFSIFRGNGTSLRYLSRKPTKRKFRVPKLSLQVLGKEGGRYSSLILTNVEEFSSVGEEIQRVEGPFLFVSTVLCSSLLLLAPVQVAQASEGVGANVVYEVGELFELGIQLSYLLLLLALLGVGTFFVIRQVLVRRELDLSAKELQEQVRSGDASATELFELGAVMLRRKFYPAATKYLLQAIDKWDGDDQDLAQVYNALGVTYIRDGKLEKGISQFENAVKLQPGYVTAWNNLGDAYEKSDDLKSALRAFEEVLLFDPNNKVARPRRDALKEKVDMYKGVPIKSKKK